In Thermus islandicus DSM 21543, a single window of DNA contains:
- a CDS encoding UDP-glucuronic acid decarboxylase family protein: MRVLLTGAAGFLGSHLAERLLKEGCEVIGVDNLSTGQRRNLDRLLAHPGFHFLQADVTRPLQVEGPLDWILHFASPASPPRYLKLPIPTLLVNAEGTRHLLDLALRKGARFFLASTSEVYGDPLVHPQPETYWGNVNPVGPRSIYDEGKRYAEALTMAYHRAHGLSVRIVRIFNTYGTFMDPEDGRVVSNFIIQALRGAPLTVYGDGSQTRSFCYVDDLIEGIRRLMEVDYPYPVNLGNPEEYRVLDLAHLVKELTGSPSSIVFRPLPEDDPKQRRPDITLARRLLSWEPRVPVREGLERTIAYFREVVAH, from the coding sequence ATGCGGGTCCTTCTCACGGGCGCTGCGGGCTTCCTGGGGAGCCATCTGGCGGAGAGGCTTCTTAAGGAGGGATGCGAGGTCATCGGGGTGGACAACCTCTCCACGGGGCAGAGACGGAACCTGGACCGCCTTCTGGCCCATCCGGGCTTTCACTTTCTCCAGGCAGACGTGACCCGGCCCCTTCAGGTGGAAGGCCCTCTGGACTGGATACTCCACTTCGCCTCTCCCGCCTCTCCTCCCCGCTACCTAAAGCTTCCCATCCCCACCCTCCTGGTGAACGCCGAGGGTACCCGGCACCTCTTGGACCTGGCCCTGAGGAAGGGGGCCCGCTTCTTCCTCGCCTCCACCAGCGAGGTGTACGGTGACCCCCTCGTCCACCCCCAGCCCGAGACCTACTGGGGCAACGTGAACCCCGTGGGGCCCCGGAGCATCTACGATGAGGGTAAGCGCTACGCCGAGGCCCTGACCATGGCTTACCACCGGGCGCATGGGCTTTCTGTTCGCATCGTAAGGATCTTCAACACCTATGGTACTTTCATGGACCCCGAGGACGGCCGGGTGGTGTCCAACTTTATCATCCAGGCTCTCCGTGGTGCGCCCCTCACGGTCTACGGGGACGGGAGCCAGACCCGCTCCTTTTGCTACGTGGACGACCTCATAGAGGGCATCCGCCGCCTCATGGAGGTGGACTACCCCTATCCCGTGAACCTGGGTAACCCCGAGGAGTACCGGGTTCTGGACCTGGCCCACCTGGTGAAGGAGCTCACGGGAAGCCCCTCCTCCATCGTCTTCAGGCCCCTGCCGGAGGACGACCCCAAACAGCGGCGGCCCGATATCACCCTCGCCAGGAGGCTCCTCAGTTGGGAACCCCGGGTGCCGGTGCGGGAAGGCCTCGAGCGCACCATCGCCTACTTCCGGGAGGTAGTGGCCCATTAG